The DNA region CGCGATGACTTCCACGCGCTTTCCCATGTCCGCGTGCGGCAGGTCTGGCTGGCACCCAGCCAGCAGGAAACCTGCTGCCACGAGCGGCAAAAACCGCATGCGGCCCGTCCCGCGCAGGTGCGCGCTCGCGCCGTTCTCCGACCCACCGACTACGCTGTGTTGATCCATCCCCAGCATCGTACTCGACCCGATCACAGAAACTTGATCCTATGCCGCACACCACTTTCCACAACCAGAAACCGGGGCGGTTTTCGCGTCGCCAACTCTTCGCCACCGGCGCGGCCGCGGCTGCGGCCGGTGTGCTCGGATGGGCCGGCTGCCACGCCGTCGCCGACCCCGCCGACGTGGAAACTGGCAGTTTCCCGTCGAAGTTCCGCAACGGCAGGAACACCGGTTGGGCGATCTTGCGCCCGCAAGGCGCGAGCGGCCCGGTGCGCCCGGTGATCCACTTGCACGGTCTGGGCGGGGACCACACCGAGGTCTTCGCCTTCGATTTCGCCGGCGCCGCGGCCACAGCCGCTGCCGCGGGTGACCGCCCCTTCGCCGTGGTGGGCGTTGACGGCGGCAAGATGGGCGAGGGCACGTACTTCCATCCTCGGGCCACCGGCGAAGACGCGGCCCAGATGGTCATCCAGGAGCTGATCCCGCTGCTCGGCGAACGCGGGCTCGACACCTCGAAGGTGGCCTTGCACGGCATTTCCATGGGCGGCTTCGGGGCGCTGCGGATCGGGGCGCTCCTCGGGCCGGAACGCGCCGCCGCGATCTGCGCGGCCAGCCCCGCGCTCTGGCTTCCAGGTTCCGCAACCGCGCCGGGAGCATTCGACTCGGCCGAGGACCACGAACGCAACAGCGGCTTCGAACTGCGCCCAGCGCTGTCGCGGATCCCGCTGCGGATCGACATCGGCGAGTCCGATCCGTTCGCGTCGGCCACCCGCTCGTTCATCTCCGGTTTGGAGAGCAAACCAGAGGGGGGCTTTTCCCCAGGGGGGCACGACGGGGCTTTCTGGGGGGCGCATCTGCCCGACGAGCTTGTGTGGTTGGGAAAACACCTGGCCGCGTGAACCGGAACGGCCAGGCGCTACCGCTTGCCCGAATCCGCGGCCAACCGGCGCAACGCCGCGACGAAACGGCGCTCCCCCGTTCGCCACGGAGGCATTTCGACGCTACCGCTTGCCCGAATCAGCGGCCAACCGGCGCAACGCCGCGACGAAATAGTCCACCTCGTCCAGAGTGTTGTAGAAAGCGAGCGAGGCCCGAACCGTGGTCTCCACACCGAAGCGGCGCAGAATCGGCTGCGCGCAGTGGTGCCCGGCCCGCACCGCGATCCCGAGATCGTTGAGCGCCTGGCCGACCTGGACGGGGGTGTACCCCGCAAGAGTGAACGAGAGGACGCTGGCCTTCTCTGGCGCGGTGCCGAAAAGCCGCAAACCAGGGATCTGCAGCATCTCGGCGGTCGCCCGCTCCAGCAGCTCGTGCTCGTAAGCCGCGATGGCGCGAAGCCCGATCCGCTCCACATACTCCAACGCCTCGCCAAGGCCGACCGCGTCGGCGATATTGCCGGTGCCCGCTTCGAAGCGGCCCGGCGGCGGCTGGAAGACGCTGCGCTCGAACGTCACGTCCGCGATCATGTTGCCGCCGCCCTGGTACGGGGGCATGTCCTCCAGAACCTCGCGTTTGCCGTACAGCACGCCGATCCCGGTCGGGCCGTAGATTTTGTGCCCGGAGAACACGAAGAAGTCAGCGTCGAGCGAGGACACGTCCACCGAAGCGTGCGCGACCGACTGGGCGCCGTCGATCAGCACTTTCGCGCCTGCTCGGTGGGCGGCGTCCACGATGGCAGCGATCGGCGTCACCGTGCCGAGCGCGTTGGACACATGTGTGACCGAGACGAGTTTGGTGCGGTCGGAAAGAAGATTCTGGTATTCGCCGAGCAGGAGCTCGCCGCGCTCGTCCACCGGGATCACTTTGATGAGCGCGCCGGTCTGCTGCGCGACCAGCTGCCACGGGACGATGTTCGCGTGGTGCTCGAGATTCGAAAGGATGATCTCGTCGCCTTCGCGCAAGTGCTTGCGGCCCCAGGAGGCCGCGACCAGGTTGATCGCCTCCGTGGTCCCGCGCGCGAACACGATTTGCTCTGTGGAGCCCGCTCCGATGAACCGGGCGACGGTCTGCCGGGCCTTCTCGTACGCGTCCGTCGACCGGGCCGCGAGCGTGTGCGCGCTGCGGTGGATGTTCGAGTTCTCGTGCGCGTAGTAGTACGCGAGCCGGTCGATCACCGCTTGCGGCTTCTGCGTGGTGGCCGCGTTGTCGAACCAAATGAGCGGATGCCCGTTGACACGCTCGGCGAGAATCGGGAAATCCGCGCGGACGCCCCGAACGTCGAAGCCGGCGGGCGACGGGGGCAGGACGCCGCCAGGCGGGCCGCCCCAGGCCGGACTCCCCTCGCCTGGCGCCGGCTCGCCAAAACCTTTGGCGAGGTCCACGAAATGCGGCGAGACGGGAACGGCTGGAGCTATCGGGGCGAGCGGCGGCAACGCGCGGGAGATCTCTTCGATGAAGTAGAACTGCGGCGCCGAAGCGGAGGGGACGTCGACCGGCCCGTACGACGCGGGAAGGGCCTGCGCGGGCGGGGTGACCGGCGCGGTGGCGCGGGCAGGCGAGAAGCCCAGCGCGCCGAGCGCCGGCTCAGGAAGTTCCGGCGAGAATGCAGGCGCCGGGAATGCGGGCGCCGAGAACCCAGGCGCGCCGCCCGGCGCGGTCGGAGCCGCTGCGGGAACATGCGGAACCGCCGCGTCGGTGACAGAGAGCTCCCCTGGCGCCGCCGCGGGACTGGCGCCCGGCAGCGCCGTGAAGAACTCAGCCGCCAGACGGTTCAGCGTCGCCTCGTCCGGAAGCCAGCCGTCAGAGCTTGAGGTACTTGGGGGCGTAGTCATGGAACTTTCCGACCTCCACATCGTCGAGCACCGCGAGCGCGTCATCGGTCAAGACGGCGAGCGAGCAGTACAGGGAAACCAGGTACGAGGCGATCGCGCTGCGGTCGATCCCCATGAAGCGGACGGACAGGCCCATGCCCTGCTCCCCCGTCAGCCCCGGCTGGAACAGGCCCACGACGCCCTGGCGGGCTTCGCCGGTGCGCAGAAGCAGGATCTTCGACTTGCCGTTGCGCACCGGCACCTTGTCGGACGGGATGATCGGAAGGCCGCGCCAAGTGATGAATTGAGAGCCGAAGAGGCTCACCGTTGCGGGCGGCACGCCTCGTCGGGTGCACTCCCTGCCGAACGCGCCGATCGCCTCGGGGTGGGCCAGGAAGAAGCCGGGCTCCTTCCAGACCTTGGCGATGAGCCGGTCGAGGTCGTCCGGGGTGGGCGGGCCGCTGAGCGTGGAGATCTTCTGGTCGGGCGCGGTGTTCGCGATCAGGCCGTACTCCGGGCTGTTGATGAGCTCGCCCTCTTGATGCTCCTTGATCGCCTCGATGGTCAGCCGCAGCTGCTGGGTGATCTGATCGTGCGGGCTGGAGTACAGGTCCGAGATGCGGGTGTGCACGTCGAGGATGGTCTGCACCGCTTTGAGCCGGTACTCCCTCGGGTTCGTCTCGTAGTCGACAAAGGTGTGCGGGAGCGGCGACTCGTCGTGGTTGTCGCACTGCACGGTGACCGTCTGCGGGTTCGCGACCTTGTTCACCCGGTAGATGCCCGCTTCCACCGGAGTCCAGGCCAAGAGGCGCACCAGCCATCGCGGGGTGACGCTTGCCTGCTGGGGGACGGTCTTGGTCGCGTTCGCGAGGACGCGGGCGGCGTCGTCGCTCAGCGACACGGCGTGCGGTGTGGTCACAGCCTTCTCCTCTGTAGAGATCAGATGTTCGATTTCAATCACGCCAAGAAAAACACTTGACAAAATGATGGAACAAAGACAAATCCTAACAGGAACCGAACTTGCCCGTGCGACCGGCCTCGGTCGCGGAACACATGCTCAGCTGGGGCCCGAGGGGCGAACACCGCCCTCCTCGGGGGCGATTCGGGACGAGGCGACCGGGCCGCCGCCGAGGAATTCCGGCCTCGACCAGCTCAAGCGACAGCGAATTTTTCCGGAGGAACGGCGAACCGGATGAGCCTGTCACCAAGCGCGGCCACCGCTCAGCGGCGGCGGGGCCAGCCAAACTCGGCGTGAGCTGAACCCGTTGGTTGCGCGATGCGGCACAGCCTCGGCTTCACATATTTCCCCGTCGCCGCCCTGGGCTTCCTCATGATTTCAGGCTTGGCGTTCGGCCTCTCAGTGGTTCTTCGCGCCCTGGGCCGCGACTGCCGCCGCGCCCGCCGCCGCCGCCTCCGGGTCCAGGTAGACCCCGCCCGGAGTCGTCGGCTTCAGACTGGCGTCGAGGTCGTAGCGCAGCGGAATGCCCGTGGGTATGTTGAGCTCGGCGATGTCCGAATCAGAAATCCCGTCGAGATGCTTGACCAAGGCGCGCAACGAGTTGCCGTGGGCCACAACGAGC from Segniliparus rotundus DSM 44985 includes:
- a CDS encoding alpha/beta hydrolase, whose translation is MPHTTFHNQKPGRFSRRQLFATGAAAAAAGVLGWAGCHAVADPADVETGSFPSKFRNGRNTGWAILRPQGASGPVRPVIHLHGLGGDHTEVFAFDFAGAAATAAAAGDRPFAVVGVDGGKMGEGTYFHPRATGEDAAQMVIQELIPLLGERGLDTSKVALHGISMGGFGALRIGALLGPERAAAICAASPALWLPGSATAPGAFDSAEDHERNSGFELRPALSRIPLRIDIGESDPFASATRSFISGLESKPEGGFSPGGHDGAFWGAHLPDELVWLGKHLAA
- a CDS encoding family 2A encapsulin nanocompartment cargo protein cysteine desulfurase: MTTPPSTSSSDGWLPDEATLNRLAAEFFTALPGASPAAAPGELSVTDAAVPHVPAAAPTAPGGAPGFSAPAFPAPAFSPELPEPALGALGFSPARATAPVTPPAQALPASYGPVDVPSASAPQFYFIEEISRALPPLAPIAPAVPVSPHFVDLAKGFGEPAPGEGSPAWGGPPGGVLPPSPAGFDVRGVRADFPILAERVNGHPLIWFDNAATTQKPQAVIDRLAYYYAHENSNIHRSAHTLAARSTDAYEKARQTVARFIGAGSTEQIVFARGTTEAINLVAASWGRKHLREGDEIILSNLEHHANIVPWQLVAQQTGALIKVIPVDERGELLLGEYQNLLSDRTKLVSVTHVSNALGTVTPIAAIVDAAHRAGAKVLIDGAQSVAHASVDVSSLDADFFVFSGHKIYGPTGIGVLYGKREVLEDMPPYQGGGNMIADVTFERSVFQPPPGRFEAGTGNIADAVGLGEALEYVERIGLRAIAAYEHELLERATAEMLQIPGLRLFGTAPEKASVLSFTLAGYTPVQVGQALNDLGIAVRAGHHCAQPILRRFGVETTVRASLAFYNTLDEVDYFVAALRRLAADSGKR
- a CDS encoding family 2A encapsulin nanocompartment shell protein, producing MTTPHAVSLSDDAARVLANATKTVPQQASVTPRWLVRLLAWTPVEAGIYRVNKVANPQTVTVQCDNHDESPLPHTFVDYETNPREYRLKAVQTILDVHTRISDLYSSPHDQITQQLRLTIEAIKEHQEGELINSPEYGLIANTAPDQKISTLSGPPTPDDLDRLIAKVWKEPGFFLAHPEAIGAFGRECTRRGVPPATVSLFGSQFITWRGLPIIPSDKVPVRNGKSKILLLRTGEARQGVVGLFQPGLTGEQGMGLSVRFMGIDRSAIASYLVSLYCSLAVLTDDALAVLDDVEVGKFHDYAPKYLKL